One genomic segment of Mytilus trossulus isolate FHL-02 chromosome 4, PNRI_Mtr1.1.1.hap1, whole genome shotgun sequence includes these proteins:
- the LOC134714905 gene encoding semaphorin-2A-like yields the protein MMLDTDSQTLFVGHMNHLDIFDISDHQVFPIHSISYNFTSIKRNLDYCKLSKPEVPYCQNHIKFITKTKDDVLFVCGTNADAPKGFEINTTSNATTYGSGDKFTAVPCSNDPFHNSTAIYIKSSNPSKEGDIYYGSTLHSESTIQRPIFGTNDYTKGVISNKWMKDPQFVGSFDVQDKVFFFFRETAVDVPPNEYNVYSRVAKVCKKDMGGNSLLRNKWTSYQKSRLNCSIPGSFPVYFDFIQDVVTIDNSIFYGLFTTRTGYPASAICAFSLADIDKVYKGSFKYQPASNSYWQEKTTSLNPRPGQCSNDSMSLAEANLQFIADNPLMYDTVQPLNGKPIFVLQQTELQHLELDRNLTEMVFYAASNTGKIYKLFYKDNKKTYVSSIFSATLDQDVIWTMKHHKGSVYVGTDTKVQQINVISCEQHRRVDLCVKDPHCAWINKANLLPETERDLKCRDLAYIKDHNLLNEEEIYTHINYNLSEDTPFVGPPEKPKYLQVIKTTTDQIDVRWLAGYNGGYDQTFVFDYRIEKASSWSTQEYNPDFSDKSIQTYQITGLENGKLYEVRMCSKNSIGRSPHTATISVSTAITDLYFILFITTLCILILAILVGFVCMRNWCFKRHKGKLTDNQVDADIQIKSKSSNGNMVLKTKDETKSNNLTQIKNYEKEEINQKLKDILCNGCITKCDEIIKMVLQTLNDKKQKKRKTKKSKENKNSLHGLTNHTYANENSTTSF from the exons GTACCATATTGTCAAAATCATATAAAGTTTATAACAAAAACGAAGGAcgatgttttgtttgtttgtggaACAAATGCAGATGCACCTAAAGGCTTTGAAATCAATACAACCAGCAATGCTACAACGTATGGATCTGGTGACAAATTCACAGCTGTACCCTGTTCAAATGACCCATTTCACAATTCTACAGCTATTTACATAA aatcttCAAATCCTAGTAAAGAGGGTGATATCTATTATGGGAGTACATTGCATTCAGAATCAACAATTCAAAGACCTATTTTTGGAACTAATGATTATACGAAAGGCGTTATCAGTAACAAGTGGATGAAAG ATCCACAGTTTGTAGGCTCTTTTGATGTTCAAGATAAAGTGTTCTTCTTCTTCCGAGAGACAGCTGTAGATGTACCTCCAAATGAATACAATGTTTACTCCAGAGTTGCCAAAGTTTGTAAG AAAGATATGGGTGGAAATTCATTACTGAGGAATAAATGGACGAGCTACCAGAAGTCGAGACTTAACTGTTCTATTCCTGGATCATTCCCGGTATACTTCGATTTCATAC AAGACGTTGTGACGATAGATAACAGCATTTTCTATGGGTTGTTTACAACAag AACTGGATATCCTGCTTCGGCTATATGTGCATTCAGTTTAGCAGATATTGACAAAGTTTATAAAGGTTCATTTAAATATCAGCCTGCGTCTAACTCATATTGGCAAGAAAAAACAACCTCTTTGAACCCAAGACCAGGACAG tgTTCAAACGATTCCATGTCTCTAGCTGAGGCCAACCTCCAATTCATTGCCGACAATCCTTTAATGTATGACACAGTCCAACCATTAAATGGAAaaccaatttttgttttgcaacaGACGGAATTACAACATTTAGAACTTGATCGAAACTTAACCGAAATGGTATTTTATGCTGCATCAA ATACTGGAAAGATATACAAACTATTTTATAAGGATAACAAGAAGACATATGTCTCAAGTATATTCTCGGCTACTCTGGATCAAGATGTTATTTGGACAATGAAACATCAT aaAGGTTCAGTTTATGTAGGGACGGACACTAAAGTTCAACAGATAAATGTGATCAGCTGTGAGCAGCACCGACGAGTAGATTTATGTGTTAAAGATCCGCATTGTGCTTGGATAAACAAAGCAAATCTATTACCAGAAACTGAAAGAGATCTTAAGTGTCGTGATCTGGCTTATATTAAAGATCACAATCTCTT AAATGAAGAAGAAATTTACACCCACATCAATTACAACCTGTCCGAGGATACTCCGTTTGTTG GTCCTCCAGAAAAACCCAAATATTTGCAAGTCATTAAGACAACGACAGACCAAATCGATGTACGATGGTTAGCAGGATACAATGGAGGATACGATCAAACGTTTGTTTTTGATTATCGGATCGAGAAAGCAAGTTCATGGAGTACACAAGAGTACAACCCAGACTTCAGTGATAAAAGTATACAAACTTATCAAATAACTGGACTTGAAAACGGGAAATTATATGAAGTAAGAATGTGTTCAAAGAACAGTATTGGTAGAAGTCCACATACAGCTACCATTTCTGTATCGACAGCAATCACag actTGTATTTTATTCTGTTTATAACTACACTATGTATCCTGATCCTTGCAATCCTGGTCGGTTTCGTATGTATGCGCAACTGGTGCTTTAAAAGACACAAAG GAAAGCTAACTGATAATCAAGTTGATGCAGACATTCAAATCAAAt CAAAATCTTCAAACGGAAATATGGTTTTAAAAACTAAAGACGAGACG aaatcaaATAACCTAACACAAATCAAAAACTacgaaaaagaagaaataaatcaaaaacttaaaGACATACTGTGTAATGGATGCATTACGAAGTGTGATGAAATCATCAAAATGGTTCTACAAACTTTAA ATGATAaaaaacagaagaaaagaaaaacaaaaaaatcaaaagaaaacaagaatagTCTGCACGGATTAACAA atcATACTTATGCAAATGAAAATAGCACAACTTCTTTTTGA